In Papaver somniferum cultivar HN1 chromosome 1, ASM357369v1, whole genome shotgun sequence, a genomic segment contains:
- the LOC113300960 gene encoding F-box protein At4g18380-like: MSYLCSEVDEIDHFDRLPDSLLLIVFNQIGDVKALGRCCVVSRRFHELVPQIDNVVVRVDCVISDDDASATAASSDKTRSVFSNLIRLVFGGIFKPLQALGQFLGPRKSSPSSSSSSTSSSSSISGGVGGNGGNGTLINDDEEMESGGVTHHSPTQVLKNFNEIRRLRIELPSGELGIDDGVLLKWRADFGSTLDNCLILGASSIIDPPKPASAFSLLQENLLHGGAAAAAAASAAIEDDGSIPESFYTNGGLKLRVVWTISSLIAASARHYLLQPIIDDHQTLDSLILTDSDGQGVLCMNKEQLEELRVKPLSASTASKRTLVPALNMRLWYAPQLELPDGSVLKGATLVAIRPTEQTSAKKEVSDVSWVSNAFEEPYGTAAKLLVKRRTYCLEMNSF, translated from the coding sequence ATGTCTTATCTTTGTTCCGAGGTAGATGAGATCGATCATTTTGATCGATTGCCGGATTCTTTGTTGTTGATAGTATTTAACCAGATCGGAGATGTTAAAGCTTTAGGTAGATGTTGCGTTGTATCCCGACGTTTTCATGAACTAGTTCCACAGATCGATAACGTTGTCGTCAGAGTTGATTGTGTAATATCAGATGACGACGCATCCGCTACCGCTGCTTCTTCCGACAAAACACGTAGTGTTTTTTCTAATCTTATTCGTCTTGTCTTTGGTGGAATCTTTAAGCCGCTTCAAGCCCTAGGTCAATTTCTTGGACCTAGAaagtcatcaccatcatcatcatcctcgtcTACATCGTCTTCCTCATCAATCAGTGGCGGTGTTGGTGGTAATGGTGGGAATGGTACTCTAATCAATGATGACGAAGAAATGGAATCAGGAGGTGTGACTCATCATTCACCTACACAAGTATTGAAAAACTTCAATGAGATCCGCAGGTTACGGATCGAGCTTCCTAGTGGAGAATTAGGAATTGATGATGGTGTTTTACTCAAGTGGAGAGCTGATTTTGGATCCACTCTTGATAATTGTTTAATCCTTGGTGCTTCTTCAATTATTGACCCACCGAAACCTGCTTCTGCTTTTTCTCTACTCCAAGAGAATCTTCTTCACGGCGGTGCTGCCGCCGCAGCTGCTGCTTCTGCTGCTATTGAAGATGATGGGAGTATTCCTGAATCTTTTTATACAAATGGAGGTTTAAAATTGAGAGTGGTTTGGACTATAAGTTCCTTGATTGCTGCTTCAGCTAGACATTACTTGCTTCAGCCCATAATTGATGATCATCAAACTCTAGATAGTCTTATTTTAACTGATTCAGATGGGCAAGGGGTACTATGTATGAATAAGGAACAGTTGGAGGAACTAAGGGTGAAACCATTGTCTGCTTCTACCGCATCGAAAAGGACTCTTGTTCCTGCACTCAATATGAGGCTATGGTATGCTCCTCAGTTAGAGCTTCCTGATGGGTCTGTTTTAAAAGGTGCAACCTTAGTTGCCATTCGTCCTACTGAACAGACATCTGCCAAGAAAGAGGTATCTGATGTCTCTTGGGTTTCAAATGCATTTGAGGAGCCATACGGGACAGCTGCTAAATTGCTGGTAAAAAGACGAACTTATTGCCTGGAGATGAATTCTTTCTGA